The following proteins come from a genomic window of Burkholderia stabilis:
- a CDS encoding ankyrin repeat domain-containing protein, with product MSKKSKNPRKAAGHAKKQAAFVVDRYNQPLGGFGETWQINGPIEAGGATFALAPALRNRDAKAVAAVLDLPHLNKVEITCYTGVGPVANLSALHVATYHADLASIEVLLNAGFDANARTTCGLVPLHCTQDTRVIKALVAAGANVNAVDKTGIAPLMSAVVRGKIDAVHALLAAGADPDAIGGSTQETALSLARLTGKHAIERVLVHVTTVEAPSLPEPPYTTVGGGFTMLHNAAELGSDALVNQCLQMGASPDVRTESGMTPLLVALLNGHGSTARILWDHEAQKLNPTLSPVTDEEFAAFSAELRHVLESLNYQLAPMADA from the coding sequence ATGAGCAAGAAATCGAAGAACCCCCGCAAGGCCGCCGGTCATGCCAAGAAGCAGGCCGCGTTCGTCGTTGACCGCTATAACCAACCGCTTGGCGGGTTTGGGGAAACCTGGCAGATCAACGGCCCGATCGAGGCGGGCGGTGCTACCTTTGCGCTGGCGCCGGCGTTGCGCAACCGTGACGCAAAGGCCGTGGCCGCCGTGCTGGACCTGCCGCATCTGAACAAGGTGGAGATCACCTGCTACACCGGAGTCGGTCCCGTCGCGAATCTCTCCGCGTTGCACGTGGCGACGTACCACGCCGACCTCGCGTCCATCGAGGTGCTGTTGAACGCCGGATTCGACGCGAACGCACGGACCACCTGCGGCTTGGTGCCGCTCCACTGCACCCAAGACACGCGTGTCATCAAGGCGTTGGTCGCGGCGGGGGCGAACGTGAACGCCGTTGATAAGACGGGCATCGCCCCCCTGATGAGCGCGGTGGTGCGGGGCAAGATCGACGCCGTGCATGCCCTGCTGGCCGCTGGGGCCGATCCGGACGCGATCGGCGGATCGACCCAGGAAACCGCGTTGAGCCTTGCGCGGTTGACCGGGAAGCACGCCATCGAGCGCGTGCTGGTCCATGTCACGACGGTGGAGGCGCCCAGCCTGCCGGAGCCGCCGTACACGACCGTTGGTGGCGGTTTCACCATGCTCCACAACGCGGCAGAGCTGGGGAGCGACGCGTTGGTGAACCAGTGCCTCCAGATGGGAGCGAGCCCGGACGTAAGGACCGAGAGCGGCATGACGCCGCTGCTCGTTGCGCTGCTGAACGGCCACGGTTCGACCGCACGGATCCTCTGGGACCATGAGGCACAGAAGCTCAACCCGACGCTCTCGCCGGTCACCGACGAGGAGTTTGCAGCGTTCAGCGCGGAGTTGCGCCACGTGTTGGAGAGCCTGAACTACCAGCTCGCACCGATGGCCGACGCCTAA
- a CDS encoding ankyrin repeat domain-containing protein gives MTTSIANASLCCAAFFGDLDAIRAHLDDGADINGTLTNNAGEALTPLMWASAGGRLEAMYLLLANGASPTFTDPQTGVTALHCAAMANQPEAVAVLMVYGADRTAAADHNRGTELVTPIDLTKPGTAAHALLSR, from the coding sequence ATGACCACCAGCATCGCCAACGCGTCCCTCTGCTGCGCGGCGTTTTTCGGCGACCTCGACGCGATCCGCGCGCACCTCGACGACGGGGCGGACATCAACGGCACGTTGACGAACAACGCGGGCGAAGCGCTGACCCCGCTGATGTGGGCCAGCGCCGGCGGCCGGCTCGAAGCGATGTACTTGCTGCTCGCCAACGGGGCATCCCCGACCTTCACCGACCCGCAAACCGGCGTGACGGCGTTGCACTGCGCGGCCATGGCCAACCAGCCGGAAGCGGTGGCGGTGCTCATGGTCTACGGGGCGGACCGCACCGCCGCGGCGGACCACAACCGCGGCACCGAGCTGGTGACGCCCATCGACCTGACCAAACCGGGCACGGCGGCGCACGCGCTGCTGAGCCGCTGA
- a CDS encoding ankyrin repeat domain-containing protein: MAMQNRVLGTPYARRPIDPIAVQASAARSVSIPMPPHGVPYDYYAAAYLLAVQTANQRGAVLALDLVRKAHTVDLLGMALLVDIASGELVEVRETLSSPLAAEHLHRVRYHQDDQGGAFVGFKDLTPLHVVAMHGLAKFVRPLLKAGVNPRARTACGKTARDLAERRGHNPVVAALSGRAG; encoded by the coding sequence ATGGCCATGCAGAACCGCGTCCTCGGCACGCCGTACGCGCGCCGTCCGATCGACCCGATCGCCGTCCAGGCGTCGGCCGCTCGCTCCGTTTCCATCCCCATGCCGCCGCACGGGGTCCCGTACGACTACTACGCGGCGGCGTACCTGCTGGCGGTGCAGACCGCCAACCAGCGCGGGGCCGTGCTCGCGCTCGACCTGGTGCGCAAGGCCCACACCGTCGACCTGCTGGGCATGGCGCTGCTGGTCGACATCGCCTCGGGCGAGCTGGTGGAGGTCCGCGAGACCCTGTCCTCCCCGTTGGCGGCGGAGCACCTGCACCGCGTGCGCTACCACCAGGACGATCAGGGCGGGGCGTTCGTCGGGTTCAAGGACCTCACCCCGTTGCACGTGGTGGCCATGCACGGCCTGGCGAAGTTCGTCCGTCCGCTGCTCAAAGCGGGGGTGAATCCGCGGGCGCGCACGGCGTGCGGCAAGACCGCTCGCGACCTGGCGGAGCGCCGGGGCCACAACCCGGTGGTGGCGGCGCTGTCCGGCCGCGCGGGGTAG
- a CDS encoding N-6 DNA methylase, which translates to MAQKTSTSTTTTMKAFTDRVERFAQTNPIRSGAKAILDDIIQLQFNVLSVTAPMTYALTAGSAWFNKDHLIALEEYRDHPKAWAEQLALGAMYVELVKTSAPFTDVMGDVYGTAIEPKQAKAMGQHLTPEGLADGLARFAAQSGQGATTGEASRPFNPNEGQIVCDPACGNGALLLAKLRQEFASHGKEGVARMYVFANDIDPAMMKATVVQIVLSSIVHNVPFGGLRVHCSDLIRHYHDAKADTVAVQICPDGARSVEHVRDEAARKAANAGQATTSTVA; encoded by the coding sequence ATGGCCCAGAAAACCAGCACGAGCACGACCACCACGATGAAGGCGTTCACCGACCGTGTGGAGCGCTTCGCGCAGACCAACCCGATCCGCTCGGGAGCGAAGGCGATCCTCGACGACATCATCCAGTTGCAGTTCAACGTGTTGTCGGTCACGGCCCCGATGACGTACGCGCTGACCGCGGGCTCGGCATGGTTCAACAAGGATCATCTGATCGCGCTGGAGGAGTACCGCGACCACCCGAAGGCATGGGCGGAGCAGTTGGCCCTTGGCGCGATGTACGTGGAGCTGGTGAAGACCTCGGCACCGTTCACCGACGTGATGGGGGACGTCTACGGGACCGCGATCGAACCGAAGCAGGCCAAGGCGATGGGTCAACACCTGACGCCGGAAGGACTGGCGGACGGGCTCGCGCGGTTCGCGGCCCAGAGCGGCCAGGGCGCAACGACCGGGGAGGCCTCCCGCCCGTTCAACCCGAACGAAGGGCAGATCGTTTGCGACCCCGCGTGCGGCAATGGTGCGCTGCTGCTGGCAAAGCTCCGTCAGGAGTTCGCGTCCCACGGGAAGGAAGGCGTGGCGCGCATGTACGTGTTCGCGAACGACATCGACCCCGCCATGATGAAGGCCACGGTGGTGCAGATCGTGCTGTCCAGCATCGTGCACAACGTACCGTTTGGCGGGCTGCGTGTGCATTGCTCGGACCTGATCCGCCACTACCACGACGCGAAGGCCGACACGGTGGCGGTTCAGATTTGCCCGGACGGGGCCCGCAGCGTGGAGCACGTCCGTGATGAGGCGGCCCGCAAGGCCGCGAACGCAGGTCAGGCGACGACGAGCACGGTGGCTTAA
- a CDS encoding ankyrin repeat domain-containing protein, with product MNDKPYANGAMIKMLVNVFGVSPNEYESEHEQTLLHYAAWAGNAEAAQALIELGAEVDAKTLDGHTPLLFAVQQRSVDTVRVLIEAGADANAWDESNRSILDHLFVDNMVETTRRNDLRVIRLLLDGGADPTLGLTFALGEDHGLGVRAMMRAGADVQAARVDVGDQAGACALRQVDILRARREKNQADNRP from the coding sequence ATGAACGACAAGCCGTACGCTAACGGGGCGATGATCAAAATGCTCGTCAACGTGTTTGGGGTGAGCCCGAACGAGTACGAGAGCGAACACGAGCAAACGTTGCTTCACTACGCGGCCTGGGCAGGAAATGCCGAAGCCGCCCAAGCGCTGATCGAGCTGGGGGCGGAGGTCGATGCCAAAACGCTCGACGGGCACACGCCGCTTCTTTTTGCCGTGCAGCAGCGCTCGGTCGACACCGTACGGGTGTTGATCGAGGCGGGGGCTGACGCGAACGCATGGGATGAGTCGAACCGCTCCATTCTCGATCATCTCTTTGTTGACAACATGGTTGAGACCACCCGGCGGAACGATCTGCGTGTGATCCGGCTGCTGCTTGACGGTGGGGCCGATCCGACGTTGGGCCTGACCTTTGCCCTCGGCGAGGACCATGGCTTGGGCGTGCGCGCGATGATGCGCGCCGGCGCCGACGTACAGGCCGCACGCGTGGACGTGGGCGACCAAGCTGGGGCATGCGCACTCCGGCAGGTCGACATCCTCCGTGCGCGGCGTGAAAAAAACCAGGCGGACAACCGGCCCTGA
- a CDS encoding DUF5710 domain-containing protein, translating to MLLLNVPFSQKDEAKALGARWNQAEKKWYVPDHVDPAPFLARPEWTDPNYVPPPQVPGKGPKWPLYVDLVPRTAWFSNLRSELGEDHWKALKRQTFDAAGWVCEICTCKGPKWPVECHERWEYDEENGVQTLVRTDALCPACHEVTHFGLARVRGREAEATAHLMAVNGWTRDQVRAHVQDAMNDYARRSNRQDWQLDARWLLGKIELPDEIREAILGHAEGLGARHITAEQQAIRDAHAHEGQGPRSVLDDDPFEVPA from the coding sequence GTGCTGTTGCTCAACGTTCCGTTTTCCCAGAAGGATGAAGCCAAGGCGTTGGGGGCGCGCTGGAATCAGGCCGAGAAGAAGTGGTACGTCCCCGACCACGTGGACCCGGCACCGTTCCTGGCCCGGCCGGAGTGGACGGACCCGAACTACGTTCCGCCACCGCAGGTGCCCGGGAAGGGTCCGAAGTGGCCGCTGTACGTCGACCTGGTGCCGCGCACGGCGTGGTTCTCCAACCTCCGGTCGGAGCTGGGCGAGGACCACTGGAAGGCGTTGAAGCGCCAGACGTTCGACGCTGCCGGCTGGGTGTGCGAGATCTGCACCTGCAAGGGCCCCAAGTGGCCGGTGGAATGCCACGAGCGCTGGGAGTACGACGAGGAGAACGGCGTGCAGACTCTTGTCCGGACCGACGCGTTGTGCCCGGCCTGCCACGAGGTCACGCACTTCGGCCTGGCGCGGGTGCGCGGCCGTGAGGCAGAGGCCACGGCCCACCTCATGGCGGTCAACGGCTGGACCCGCGACCAGGTGCGCGCGCACGTCCAGGACGCGATGAACGACTACGCGCGACGCAGCAACCGGCAGGACTGGCAGCTCGACGCCCGCTGGCTGCTGGGCAAGATCGAACTCCCGGATGAAATCCGGGAGGCGATCCTGGGCCACGCCGAGGGCCTGGGCGCGCGGCACATCACCGCGGAGCAGCAGGCGATCCGCGACGCACACGCGCACGAGGGGCAGGGCCCCCGCAGCGTGCTCGACGACGATCCGTTCGAAGTGCCCGCTTGA
- a CDS encoding ankyrin repeat domain-containing protein, with product MSTVTPEDLNLDLLSFAAAGNALGIRFALEYGADLHATDGRHQTAVQLAEQNGHTQVVQWLLAMRAPRTA from the coding sequence ATGAGCACCGTCACCCCCGAGGACCTTAACCTGGACCTGCTGAGCTTTGCTGCGGCCGGCAACGCCCTGGGCATCCGGTTCGCGCTGGAATACGGCGCCGACCTCCACGCCACCGACGGGCGCCACCAGACGGCGGTACAGCTCGCGGAACAGAACGGCCACACCCAGGTGGTGCAGTGGCTCCTCGCCATGCGGGCCCCGCGCACCGCGTGA